From one Acidobacteriota bacterium genomic stretch:
- a CDS encoding DNA alkylation repair protein: protein MTIQEVLQQLEALGTEQARKVYRQHGITTPMFGVSYAHLGKLQKKLKTNHDLAVELWNSGNHDARILATMIADPKQLTLAQVEACVDELSNYVITDALTGLVAKTSVARQVLDMWKNSETEWTGQLAWGILGRLAVSDSTLPDDFFKPYLDIIEREIHTRPNRVRHSMNGALIGIGMRNAQLEAEALRIAAAIGKVKVDHGQTSCKTPDAASYIKKAKARGAK from the coding sequence ATGACGATTCAGGAAGTTTTGCAGCAACTGGAAGCACTCGGGACAGAACAAGCCCGGAAAGTTTACCGCCAGCACGGTATCACCACGCCGATGTTTGGGGTCAGTTACGCCCATCTGGGGAAACTACAGAAAAAACTCAAAACGAATCATGACCTGGCCGTCGAGCTCTGGAATTCCGGCAATCACGATGCCCGGATTCTGGCCACGATGATTGCCGATCCAAAACAACTTACGCTGGCGCAAGTTGAAGCCTGTGTGGATGAATTATCCAATTATGTCATCACTGATGCTTTGACCGGACTGGTCGCGAAAACATCGGTTGCCAGGCAGGTCCTGGATATGTGGAAGAACAGTGAAACGGAATGGACTGGACAGTTGGCCTGGGGAATTTTGGGAAGGCTTGCGGTTTCAGATTCAACGCTTCCAGATGATTTTTTCAAACCGTACCTCGACATCATCGAGCGGGAGATTCATACCCGCCCGAACCGCGTCCGGCACTCAATGAATGGCGCCTTGATCGGCATCGGCATGCGCAATGCGCAACTCGAAGCCGAAGCCCTTCGAATTGCTGCTGCCATCGGCAAAGTCAAAGTTGACCATGGCCAAACCAGTTGCAAAACCCCGGATGCCGCCAGCTATATCAAAAAGGCGAAAGCACGAGGGGCAAAATAG
- a CDS encoding LysR family transcriptional regulator, with protein MDLSQLEVFLAVAQEKSFSRAAQKMHRTQAAVSQSIRKLEDDVGEVLFDRAFKDGRLTDAGELLFDFAQEMLNVRREATNALKELRSLHQGKLQIGANEYTVMYLLPVLAEFRRLYPRIKVEVKRSRASEIPMQVIHREVDMGVISFQPQEPGLQSIEVGTDSLVLVVGPTHPLASKDLVSITELEMESFAAHNVVSPYRQKVMETFQRYKTPLNITLELPSIEAIKRYIQFGSGVCILPKLAVQNELDHKLLVGIPIKEMKVERKLYLVHRRKSGLSHAGKAFLRLAQSLQPPG; from the coding sequence ATGGATCTTTCTCAATTAGAGGTCTTTTTAGCTGTCGCTCAGGAAAAAAGTTTTTCCCGGGCGGCCCAAAAAATGCACCGAACGCAGGCGGCGGTCAGCCAATCCATTCGCAAACTGGAAGACGATGTCGGGGAAGTGCTCTTTGATCGTGCGTTTAAGGACGGTCGCCTAACCGATGCCGGCGAGTTGCTTTTTGATTTTGCCCAGGAAATGCTCAATGTCCGGCGCGAAGCCACCAATGCGCTCAAGGAACTCCGCAGCCTGCATCAAGGAAAACTCCAAATTGGGGCCAATGAATACACCGTGATGTATTTGCTCCCGGTTTTGGCGGAATTTCGCCGGTTGTACCCGCGCATCAAGGTTGAGGTCAAACGCAGCCGGGCCAGCGAAATCCCAATGCAAGTTATTCATCGTGAAGTAGATATGGGTGTAATCTCATTCCAGCCCCAGGAGCCTGGGTTGCAGTCAATCGAAGTTGGAACCGATTCACTGGTGCTGGTCGTTGGGCCGACGCATCCGCTGGCTTCAAAAGACCTGGTTTCGATTACGGAGCTGGAAATGGAGTCATTTGCGGCGCACAATGTCGTTTCTCCGTACCGCCAGAAAGTTATGGAAACATTTCAACGCTACAAAACACCACTTAACATCACACTTGAACTGCCCTCTATCGAAGCCATCAAACGCTACATCCAGTTTGGAAGCGGGGTCTGCATTCTGCCCAAACTGGCGGTTCAAAACGAACTCGACCACAAGTTGCTGGTTGGGATTCCGATCAAGGAAATGAAAGTCGAACGCAAACTGTATCTGGTGCATCGCCGCAAGTCCGGCCTTTCGCACGCGGGCAAAGCCTTTCTGCGGCTGGCTCAATCGTTGCAGCCGCCAGGGTAG